The DNA segment CCTCGGTCAGCTCGAGGGTCGCCCGGTTCCGTCCGGCGTTGAAGATCGGCAGCGTCACGGTGGGCCCGAACTGCCAGACGCGCGAAGGACCCGTGAAGAGATCGGACAGCGCCACGCTCTCGACACCGAAGAAGCCGGTCAGGCTGATCTGCGGGAAGAACGCCGCCTTGGCGACCCCGATGCGCGCATTGGCGGCGATCAGGCCCGCTTCGGCCTGCCGGATGTCCGGCCGCCGCGCGAGGAGGGCCGAGGGCAGCCCGGCCGGCACCGTCGGCGGGAAGGTCTGCCCGGCCAGGGGCCGGCCGCGGCTGATGCTGCCCGGGTTGCGCCCGAGAAGGATGCTGAGCTGATTCTCGGTCTGCGCGACCTGCCGCTCGAGGTCCGGGATCAGGGCGGCCGTGCTCGCCAGCTCCGCCTCCGCTTGACGCAGGTCGAGCGCGGAGGTCAGCCCGGCGTCGAAGCGGTCGCGGACGATCTGGAGCGACCGCCGCCGCGAGGCGACGTTCCGCTGCGTGGTCTCGAGCTCGACGTCGAGCTCGCGCAGCCGCAGGTAGGCGCTGGCGAC comes from the Candidatus Methylomirabilota bacterium genome and includes:
- a CDS encoding efflux transporter outer membrane subunit → MRRIVAPVALCLLLAGCTLGPDYRRPGVASPAVWRDGQATPDPASLADLTWWELFADEELRGLVRSAIEANKDLGIAVTRVDQARAQLGVTRAAQFPQLDAGASATTNRTSDNVRPRGLGGETDLFSTTLDLSFEIDIWGRLRRASEAARADLLASEEARRAVVMTLVSDVASAYLRLRELDVELETTQRNVASRRRSLQIVRDRFDAGLTSALDLRQAEAELASTAALIPDLERQVAQTENQLSILLGRNPGSISRGRPLAGQTFPPTVPAGLPSALLARRPDIRQAEAGLIAANARIGVAKAAFFPQISLTGFFGVESVALSDLFTGPSRVWQFGPTVTLPIFNAGRNRATLELTE